From the Trifolium pratense cultivar HEN17-A07 linkage group LG4, ARS_RC_1.1, whole genome shotgun sequence genome, the window TGttatttactatttaatttaattaatttaaaatccACAACACAAACAATGAATGGTAGAAACTGTTACTTGGAAGCTGAAACAGAGCCCACTAAAACAAGCATGCTTACCAATTCTTCTGCATAACTCCAAATCACACAATTTGGATTCCATAAAGTTGAAAAATTCATAGTAAAGCAATATGGTCCATCATATGCTAATATTCCAACTTACCATTTTCCatcttatatattaaaaatcaaaatgtgAACCATCAAATCTTAATCTAACTACCAACTTTATGTTGGTCCCGCCGGAGCTAGACTCCGATCTCTTAAATAAGATTTTCAGTTTGAGTcggaaaaattaaaaatacgcAATTGAATAAGTTCACTAAAAGAgatttagtaaattttttgacaaaaattagtCTTCTAAATAGTATGATAGTGACAAATGTGTCATGGCCAATATGAATCTTTCAAATCACATAAAAGagcaaaagcaaaaaaaaaaaaaaaactaccaatTACTAAGAAATTTTGTCCTTTGAGAAAACAAGCTCAAACTATATAAAAAACAGAATAAGCATTAAAAAATTAACTCCCCCACCATCAATGGATACTCTAACTCTAAGGAAGTAACATCTTAACCGAGAGTTGAAGTAATTCCTCCGGCCAACCTCAGTTTAGAGATTTCATCAAGGAATAAACTAATAAAACATAACAATAATCCCAACAAAACTGAACTACCGTTAGAGTCTAAGaataattgttattataatataaaattattattaaaacaaaaaagtatgAACTATGGAGTAAAGTAAAGTAACAATATAACCCAATTTGCTGAGCAATTAGaaaatctaaaattgttttGAGAATAAAACAATGACAGGACCAAAATTTTGTACCTTTGGATTCatcaaactaaataaaaaaaaatgaattcttCATTTCCTTTTCCAACTTTAAGGTTTGACAAATTCAGCATCGGAAACAGCAGAGCCTTCAATTTGGCTaacatcatcaccatcatcatcttcatccatATCAGCAGGAAGATTTAGATCTATCAAATTATCTCCGAAATTCGCGGTACTTCTTCGAACAACCTCAACATTTACTGTTGAGGTTGTTGGAACATTTGTTGTTGTAACCGCCGTCGCTGTTGTTGCTACTGCTGGTGGTGCCGGTGCTGGTGCTGGTGCTGGTGCTGATGATCCAATTCCATTTCCAATTCCAATACCATGTGTTCTCTTATGTCCACCAAGTGCTTGACCAGAGGAAAATTCTCTAAAACAAATTGGACACTCATGAATTCTCTTTTCAACATTGTTATGATTAACAATAACAttgttgttttcaattttatttttgtggtcATGGTGGTTTGAAATTGAATCACCACCATTTTCTGCAAGTAATTTCATATTCTTCTTGTGACTCGCTCTATGCCCACCAAGTGCTTGATATGAACGAAACACTTTGTTACACGTGTCACATTTGTATCTTCCTCGTACCTTCTTCAACGGTttcagttcttcttcttcttcctcagattcagcttcactttcttcttcttcttcttcctcgacatcttcgtcttcttcttcatcttcttcgagATATTGGTTGAattgttgttcttcttcttcctcctcttcttgatattgatgataatgatgattttgttgttcTTGATATTGATGATTTTGATGTTGTGTTTTccaattgttgttgttgttgttattgtggCGAGACAACATCATGAGACAAAAAGCTATGTCTTCTTCGGTAGTTATATCCGATGAAGAACTCAGTACAGACTCGTTATTCTGTATTGAGGTCTTCATCGGATCAATTTTCTTAACACGTTTGGATCGTCGACCGGTTGGATTTTTCGACGACTCAATTTCGCTATCTCCATCTTCTTGGAGAATTATCGAGCCACCGTCGATGATTTGATTGGGATCTGTGAATCGGAAGCTTCGCTTCGGATTCTCTCTTAGACCATAAAATGAAGAGGATGATGGTGATGAACCCGAATCGGCTTCGAAACTTAGTTGAATCATCGgcggcggtggtggtggtgaattgttttgttttggtggAATTGGTAGGTTCATCATGTGTGATCTCATGTGTCCACCTAAAGCTTTTCCATTAGAGAAACTTCTGAAACAAAGTTTGCACTTATGTTTCTCCATCactcataaa encodes:
- the LOC123923298 gene encoding zinc finger protein ZAT9-like translates to MEKHKCKLCFRSFSNGKALGGHMRSHMMNLPIPPKQNNSPPPPPPMIQLSFEADSGSSPSSSSFYGLRENPKRSFRFTDPNQIIDGGSIILQEDGDSEIESSKNPTGRRSKRVKKIDPMKTSIQNNESVLSSSSDITTEEDIAFCLMMLSRHNNNNNNNWKTQHQNHQYQEQQNHHYHQYQEEEEEEEQQFNQYLEEDEEEDEDVEEEEEEESEAESEEEEEELKPLKKVRGRYKCDTCNKVFRSYQALGGHRASHKKNMKLLAENGGDSISNHHDHKNKIENNNVIVNHNNVEKRIHECPICFREFSSGQALGGHKRTHGIGIGNGIGSSAPAPAPAPAPPAVATTATAVTTTNVPTTSTVNVEVVRRSTANFGDNLIDLNLPADMDEDDDGDDVSQIEGSAVSDAEFVKP